One region of Chryseobacterium sp. SORGH_AS_0447 genomic DNA includes:
- a CDS encoding Hsp70 family protein — MKNINFGIDLGTTNSGICKFTDGKVVVYKNPVGFSDTLPSIVAYRKGRIFIGEKARELLKSGNPDVFASFKRKMGTEHRYLVSATNEEKTPVDFSSMILKELISFIPDEKPKSMVITIPASFDTVQSNATKKAGLYAGFEQVVLLQEPIAACLAYANFQNIEHTAEKNWLVYDFGGGTFDAALVKINDRELKIIDHEGNNFLGGVDLDHLIIEKLFVPKIEEVLNEDFLFKKLMSKHDHAYTKLYYELLYKAEEIKKELSLKETVLSELELNDGDHYIDFEISRNDFNEVIATKIEETGLLISKLLEGNQKSAEDIERIILVGGTTYIPYIREYLRETFGIPVDNSIDPTTAVMVGAAYFAGTKENIVERKDKKQDAALHQNSDKIEVKLVYEVNTQDDEELLVGIVENFEGYFRIIRKDGGFDTGVMAFRNKFSEFIKVLPKQTNNFTLTIFDYKQNPVFEKSNIFINHGIYNISGQPLPNDICLEVDDAFGGTFLEKIFKKNDILPLSKTIYKTTSKNFNREADDKLVINILEGKAGTLPASNMNIGYIEISSRDMPVNLLKGMDIELKFSMSESRDLSVSVYISSVDYEKKEVFNPHTKYINKEKFEEDINRTIDEIESELSFVEHIDDANEEDLGILVKFKTIKDELFRIKFDLIEVEEDESTERIFQLDERKRRALQEYDRLVRFRDVIYEADEYKENKKNLENILEEGTQRQKDQFHKIIKDEKIFLESNEKAVIRRKSRELQRLFTEIYYKRDESYVNLYYHYKFRDADEYSDPKKLQKLIETGDRAVENNNYKEVKFVVSGLYDLLKVKPRSLFDDEDGNLGLK; from the coding sequence ATGAAAAATATAAATTTTGGAATCGATCTCGGGACTACCAATTCAGGGATCTGTAAATTTACCGACGGCAAAGTGGTCGTTTACAAAAATCCCGTAGGATTCAGCGACACGCTGCCTTCTATCGTTGCGTACCGGAAAGGCCGTATTTTTATCGGAGAAAAAGCAAGGGAACTGCTGAAATCCGGTAATCCTGATGTCTTTGCTTCCTTTAAACGAAAAATGGGAACCGAACACCGTTATCTGGTCTCAGCAACCAACGAAGAGAAAACGCCGGTCGATTTTTCATCCATGATTTTGAAGGAACTGATAAGTTTTATCCCCGACGAAAAACCGAAGTCGATGGTCATCACCATCCCTGCATCTTTCGATACGGTGCAGTCGAATGCCACAAAAAAGGCTGGGCTTTATGCAGGATTTGAGCAGGTGGTTCTGCTTCAGGAACCTATTGCTGCGTGCCTGGCCTATGCCAATTTTCAGAATATTGAGCATACGGCAGAAAAAAACTGGCTGGTGTATGACTTTGGAGGTGGCACATTTGATGCAGCGCTGGTAAAGATTAATGACAGGGAATTAAAGATCATCGATCACGAAGGCAATAACTTTTTGGGCGGAGTAGATCTTGACCATTTAATCATCGAAAAATTATTCGTTCCTAAAATTGAAGAAGTATTGAATGAAGATTTTCTGTTTAAAAAGTTAATGTCTAAACATGATCATGCCTACACAAAACTGTATTACGAACTTTTGTACAAGGCAGAGGAAATCAAGAAAGAGCTTTCTTTAAAAGAAACAGTCCTCTCAGAACTGGAACTGAATGACGGCGATCACTACATCGATTTTGAAATTTCCAGGAATGATTTTAATGAAGTGATTGCAACAAAAATAGAAGAAACCGGACTGCTGATCAGTAAACTGCTGGAAGGAAATCAAAAATCGGCAGAAGACATTGAACGGATTATTCTTGTCGGCGGAACTACATACATTCCTTACATCAGAGAATACCTCAGAGAAACCTTCGGGATTCCGGTAGATAATTCCATTGATCCTACAACTGCAGTTATGGTAGGTGCTGCGTATTTTGCAGGAACCAAAGAAAACATCGTTGAGAGAAAAGATAAAAAGCAGGACGCAGCTCTGCATCAGAATTCGGATAAGATTGAGGTAAAACTGGTTTATGAAGTCAATACCCAGGATGATGAAGAACTTTTGGTGGGAATAGTGGAAAACTTTGAAGGCTATTTCAGGATTATTCGAAAAGACGGTGGATTTGATACCGGCGTGATGGCTTTCAGAAATAAGTTTTCGGAATTTATTAAAGTCTTACCGAAACAGACAAATAATTTTACTCTGACGATTTTCGATTATAAGCAGAATCCGGTTTTTGAGAAAAGCAATATTTTCATTAATCATGGGATTTATAATATTTCGGGACAGCCGCTCCCGAATGATATCTGTCTGGAAGTGGATGATGCCTTCGGCGGAACTTTTCTGGAAAAAATTTTTAAAAAAAATGATATTCTGCCGTTAAGCAAAACCATTTACAAAACAACTTCCAAAAATTTCAACAGGGAAGCGGACGATAAATTAGTCATTAACATTCTGGAGGGAAAAGCCGGGACGTTACCGGCAAGCAATATGAATATCGGATATATCGAGATCAGCAGCAGGGATATGCCTGTTAACCTGCTGAAAGGCATGGATATCGAACTGAAATTCAGCATGAGCGAGTCAAGGGATTTGTCGGTGTCCGTATATATCAGCTCGGTTGATTACGAAAAGAAAGAAGTATTCAATCCTCATACGAAATACATCAACAAAGAAAAATTCGAGGAAGACATTAATAGAACCATTGATGAAATTGAATCGGAACTGAGTTTTGTAGAACATATTGATGATGCCAATGAAGAAGATTTGGGAATCCTGGTAAAGTTCAAAACCATTAAAGACGAACTGTTCAGGATCAAGTTTGATCTGATTGAAGTAGAGGAGGACGAATCAACCGAAAGAATTTTCCAGTTGGATGAGAGAAAAAGAAGGGCACTTCAGGAATACGACAGGCTGGTTCGTTTCCGGGATGTCATCTATGAAGCGGATGAGTATAAAGAAAATAAGAAAAACCTTGAAAATATCCTGGAAGAAGGTACCCAAAGACAGAAAGACCAGTTCCATAAAATTATAAAAGACGAAAAGATCTTCCTGGAATCCAACGAGAAAGCCGTCATCCGGAGAAAATCCCGTGAACTACAAAGGCTGTTTACCGAAATTTACTATAAACGCGACGAATCCTACGTGAATCTGTATTATCACTATAAATTCCGCGATGCGGATGAGTACAGTGACCCGAAAAAACTTCAGAAGCTCATTGAAACCGGAGACAGAGCGGTAGAAAACAACAATTACAAGGAAGTGAAGTTTGTGGTTTCCGGCCTTTATGATCTGTTAAAAGTAAAACCCAGAAGTCTGTTTGATGATGAGGATGGAAATCTGGGACTGAAGTAA
- a CDS encoding glycosyl hydrolase, producing the protein MFAFVGMAASAQQIESLETIFNDKISIRAIELYDQKVWYSGTDSKFGFVDLKNTANQKQIALSEKKLQFRTLAQDKKAFYAVNIESPAEFFRIDKKSLKSEVVFRDTAKTAFYDALHFVNNNVAYTFSDPGQDHWLKLMILNNGTWTKVANDVILNEGEAAFAASNTNIASTSKNVWIATGGKASRILKLNLKNNTLQVFKTPIIQGESSQGIYSIDFLNDTFGVAVGGDYTRQEANINNIATTNDGGKTWHIQASGKNAGYTTCVKIKPGSKGKEIISVGDKHISYSSDFGKTWTKISDEKNLYACAWVDQHTVVFAGKDRIVKMKIK; encoded by the coding sequence ATGTTTGCCTTTGTTGGAATGGCAGCATCCGCCCAGCAGATTGAAAGCTTGGAAACGATATTTAACGACAAGATCAGCATCCGGGCCATCGAACTGTATGATCAGAAGGTGTGGTACAGCGGGACAGATTCCAAATTCGGTTTTGTGGATTTAAAAAATACGGCGAACCAGAAGCAGATCGCATTATCTGAAAAGAAATTGCAATTCAGAACCCTAGCACAGGATAAAAAAGCTTTTTATGCGGTGAATATTGAAAGTCCTGCTGAATTTTTCAGGATTGATAAGAAAAGTCTGAAATCGGAAGTGGTATTCAGGGACACGGCAAAGACAGCTTTTTACGATGCCCTTCATTTTGTAAATAATAACGTTGCCTATACCTTCAGCGATCCTGGCCAGGACCATTGGCTGAAATTAATGATTTTAAACAACGGAACCTGGACAAAGGTCGCAAACGATGTGATACTAAATGAAGGGGAAGCTGCTTTCGCAGCCAGCAACACCAATATCGCTTCCACTTCAAAGAATGTATGGATCGCAACCGGTGGTAAGGCTTCCAGAATTTTAAAATTGAATTTAAAGAACAATACACTTCAGGTATTTAAAACACCGATTATCCAGGGAGAATCTTCTCAAGGAATCTATTCTATCGACTTCTTAAACGATACTTTTGGGGTTGCAGTAGGCGGAGATTACACCCGGCAGGAAGCCAATATCAATAATATCGCCACCACAAACGACGGCGGAAAGACCTGGCATATTCAGGCATCGGGAAAAAATGCAGGCTATACGACTTGTGTAAAAATAAAACCGGGTTCCAAAGGAAAAGAGATAATTTCTGTTGGAGATAAGCACATCAGCTATTCTTCGGACTTCGGAAAAACCTGGACGAAAATTTCCGATGAAAAGAATCTGTATGCCTGTGCATGGGTAGACCAGCATACCGTCGTTTTTGCCGGAAAGGACCGCATTGTAAAAATGAAAATTAAATAA
- a CDS encoding APC family permease: MSKIWTKKPMSAFENDMKSSQLKRVLGKWSLTAIGIGAIIGGGIFVLTGTGAYYHAGPALALSFVIAGIACVFAALCYSEFASILPVEGSAYAYAYGTVGEIFAWIIGWGLILEYAMGSMTVAVSWSGYFNKLLKMFGLHLPDYLTSDPASYTGEGFSMNLPAFLIVLLVISILIKGTKEAAKANNLIVIMKVSAVLFVIIAGVFFINTENWNPFIPAAKMVQEGENMKEAYGIQGIISGAAAIFFAYVGFDAVSTQAGEAINPKKDVPFAIIVSLLVCTGLYILVSLVLTGMMHYSDFDPQGKYPDAIKAPVAYAFEIAGQGWAGYIITIAATVGLVSVLMVMIMGQSRIFLGMSKDGLIPKMFSDVHPIRKTPAKSLMLLGIVIATVAAFTPISKLADMTSFGTLFAFTMVCVAVWILRKKEPNMPRTFKVPALPVIATLGICINVYLIWNLSHEAKYLSMAWLVLGVIIYFTYSLRNSKLHKVGYGETFKAEQEPLQKTDLDL, from the coding sequence ATGTCTAAAATTTGGACCAAAAAACCGATGAGTGCTTTCGAGAATGATATGAAAAGCAGTCAGCTCAAAAGAGTACTCGGTAAATGGAGTCTTACAGCTATCGGAATCGGGGCTATTATCGGAGGGGGAATTTTTGTACTTACAGGTACCGGAGCGTATTACCATGCAGGACCTGCACTCGCTCTTTCCTTCGTAATTGCCGGAATCGCCTGTGTATTTGCAGCATTATGTTACTCAGAATTTGCATCCATCCTTCCAGTAGAAGGTTCGGCTTATGCTTATGCTTACGGAACCGTAGGGGAAATCTTTGCCTGGATCATTGGCTGGGGCCTTATCCTCGAATATGCGATGGGATCCATGACGGTAGCCGTTTCTTGGTCCGGATATTTTAATAAACTACTGAAAATGTTCGGTCTTCATCTTCCCGATTACCTTACTTCAGACCCGGCAAGTTATACCGGAGAAGGGTTTTCCATGAACCTACCGGCTTTCCTTATTGTACTTCTGGTGATTTCAATTCTAATTAAAGGAACCAAAGAAGCCGCAAAAGCAAACAATCTGATCGTAATTATGAAGGTTTCCGCTGTTCTTTTTGTGATTATTGCAGGGGTATTCTTCATTAATACAGAAAACTGGAATCCTTTTATTCCTGCAGCTAAAATGGTTCAGGAAGGTGAAAACATGAAAGAAGCTTACGGTATCCAGGGAATCATTTCCGGAGCAGCAGCTATTTTCTTCGCATATGTAGGTTTCGATGCGGTTTCTACCCAAGCCGGGGAAGCTATCAACCCGAAAAAAGACGTTCCGTTTGCGATCATCGTTTCCCTTCTCGTATGTACCGGTTTATATATTCTTGTTTCTCTTGTGCTTACGGGGATGATGCATTATTCGGATTTCGATCCTCAAGGGAAATATCCGGATGCGATCAAAGCACCGGTTGCCTATGCCTTTGAAATCGCAGGACAGGGTTGGGCAGGTTATATTATTACGATCGCTGCAACCGTAGGTCTGGTATCCGTATTAATGGTAATGATCATGGGACAGTCCAGAATCTTCTTAGGAATGTCCAAAGACGGTCTTATTCCTAAAATGTTCAGTGACGTACATCCTATCAGAAAAACACCGGCAAAAAGCTTAATGCTTTTAGGAATCGTTATTGCAACGGTAGCAGCCTTTACGCCGATCAGTAAACTGGCGGATATGACGAGTTTCGGTACTTTATTCGCGTTCACCATGGTGTGTGTAGCGGTTTGGATCTTAAGAAAGAAAGAGCCGAATATGCCGAGAACGTTTAAAGTTCCTGCCTTACCGGTAATTGCAACATTAGGAATCTGCATCAACGTTTACCTGATCTGGAACCTGAGCCACGAAGCCAAATACCTTTCCATGGCATGGCTGGTGTTGGGAGTAATTATTTATTTCACGTACAGTCTCAGAAACAGTAAACTTCACAAAGTAGGTTACGGCGAAACGTTCAAAGCAGAGCAGGAGCCTTTACAAAAGACCGATCTAGATTTATAA